From Cucumis melo cultivar AY chromosome 1, USDA_Cmelo_AY_1.0, whole genome shotgun sequence, a single genomic window includes:
- the LOC103500104 gene encoding uncharacterized protein LOC103500104 has translation MVNTRKGTYADKSSEEVLKAPSSRADVHEVRGQRFKSTPPQRSYKLPSEKSHADIPTNFDDLDDIPLARLLKKVAAPDVFPEKFADLVLFVHSQESSSSEGVFVPTPGLRQTSSIEPGPSHYSPPIQWPIPDNIASTDPHAAPVEDVVEPVGNEDVVEPIDIDDHNDEVPVDDNVDQSAQQETQSVPTEPKPSRKKVQQNHRNITTKTSKKKVPLNIPSVPIDGISFHLEESVQRWKFVVQRRIADELIREFIVNLSPNFNDPSSPNYQIVHIRGLETLSSWSANSIPVVALSVKYAILYKIAIAKWFPSSHAFSVSVALGTFLYHICNDDRVDAGAFIYNQLVRHVGSFGVKISIALPRFFSGLLLHLNVVVLTTSDAPGPDHKTLSLSYRLFQGSHVPDIDRDVYPSRWPRMFDTTD, from the exons ATGGTGAACACTCGTAAGGGAACCTACGCTGACAAGTCCTCCGAGGAAGTGCTTAAAGCTCCGAGTTCAAGAGCAGATGTGCATGAAGTACGTGGGCAGCGATTTAAAAGCACTCCGCCACAGAGATCATATAAACTTCCTTCTGAGAAATCACATGCAGACATTCCTACAAACTTCGATGACCTAGATGACATTCCTTTGGCCCGATTATTAAAGAAGGTTGCTGCTCCTGATGTCTTTCCTGAAAAATTTGCTGATCTTGTTTTGTTTGTTCACTCTCAAGAGAGTTCATCGTCTGAAGGTGTGTTTGTCCCTACCCCTGGACTTCGCCAAACTTCTTCTATTGAACCAGGTCCATCGCATTATTCTCCTCCGATTCAGTGGCCTATTCCGGACAATATTGCTTCGACTGATCCACATGCTGCTCCAGTTGAAGATGTTGTTGAACCTGTTGGTAATGAAGATGTTGTTGAGCCTATTGACATTGATGATCATAATGACGAGGTTCCCGTTGATGATAATGTGGATCAGAGTGCTCAACAAGAAACGCAATCAGTTCCTACAGAACCAAAGCCATCTAGAAAGAAGGTTCAGCAAAATCATCGAAACATTACTACCAAAACTAGTAAAAAGAAAGTTCCTCTAAATATCCCATCAGTTCCAATTGATGGTATATCGTTTCATCTCGAGGAAAGCGTACAACGGTGGAAATTTGTTGTGCAACGGAGAATAGCAGACGAG CTTATTAGAGAATTCATAGTTAACTTGTCACCTAATTTTAATGATCCAAGTAGCCCGAATTATCAGATTGTTCATATTAGGGGTCT AGAGACATTATCTTCTTGGTCTGCTAATAGTATACCTGTTGTTGCTCTAAGTGTCAAATATGCCATTCTGTATAAGATTGCCATTGCAAAATGGTTTCCTTCATCCCATGCTTTTAGCGTTTCTGTTGCGTTAGGGACATTCTTGTATCACATCTGCAATGACGACAGGGTAGACGCTGGGGCATTTATCTATAATCAACTGGTAAGGCATGTTGGATCATTTGGGGTCAAGATTTCAATTGCTCTACCAAGGTTCTTTTCTGGTTTATTGCTACACTTAAATGTTGTTGTATTAACCACCTCGGATGCACCTGGTCCTGATCATAAGACCTTATCACTGAGCTACAGACTCTTTCAAGGCAGTCATGTGCCTGATATAGATCGTGATGTGTATCCTTCTCGATGGCCTCGAATGTTTGATACGACAGACTGA